In one window of Temnothorax longispinosus isolate EJ_2023e chromosome 11, Tlon_JGU_v1, whole genome shotgun sequence DNA:
- the Atg4b gene encoding cysteine protease ATG4D — protein sequence MNGQVQSSRERLGGFGPVNLGLFSGMIATDRVPTIQSFNSDAELDDTMAATEVDSKVKTKLLSMWNNVKYGWTVKIKTNFSKESPVWLLGQCYLKKSECSLERASEALEPVGTGSQVSLAMDATNFENTIEEFKRDFASRLWLTYRREFPILNGSTFTTDCGWGCMLRSGQMMLAQALVCHFLGREWRWRPEQSTDESNHRMIIKWFGDQPTPESPFSIHRLVSLGVSAGKRPGDWYGPSSVAHLLCQAMERASEDPNSKLNQLAVYVAQDCAVYMQDVENVCCTPDGRRKALILLVPLRLGADKLNPIYAPCLTSLLTLDTCIGVIGGRPRHSLYFIGYQDDKLIHLDPHYCQETVDVEGNEKFPLTSFHCTSPRKMLLSKMDPSCCVGFYFPDKESLTDFMETIQRFVIPNQKIDYPMFLFCEGSGKDLQQGIEVVEGLLPSAGHFVESVEDDLYECEEFELLQ from the exons ATGAACGGCCAGGTGCAATCGTCGCGGGAGAGGTTAG GTGGTTTCGGGCCCGTGAATCTTGGACTATTTTCCGGGATGATCGCCACGGACCGTGTTCCTACCATTCAATCATTCAACTCGGACGCCGAGTTAGACGACACCATGGCCGCGACGGAGGTCGACAGCAAAGTCAAGACGAAATTGCTCTCTATGTGGAACAACGTTAAATACG GCTGGACTGTGAAGATAAAGACAAACTTCTCTAAAGAATCTCCCGTGTGGTTACTGGGTCAATGTTATCTGAAAAAATCGGAATGTTCCTTGGAGAGAGCATCGGAAGCATTGGAGCCAGTTGGAACGGGGAGTCAGGTTTCCTTGGCAATGGATGCCACAAATTTCGAGAATACCATAGAGGAATTCAAGAGGGATTTCGCGTCGCGTCTTTGGTTAACATACAGACGGGAATTTCCGATCCTGAATGGCTCCACCTTCACCACAGACTGTGGTTGGGGTTGCATGCTACGCAGCGGACAAATGATGCTCGCGCAAGCATTAGTCTGTCATTTCCTCGGACGGG agtggAGATGGCGGCCGGAACAATCGACTGACGAAAGCAATCATCGGATGATTATCAAATGGTTTGGAGATCAGCCAACACCGGAATCCCCATTCTCCATACACAGGCTCGTGTCGCTCGGCGTTTCGGCGGGAAAACGTCCAGGCGACTGGTACGGTCCCTCCTCGGTCGCTCATCTTTTGTGTCAGGCTATGGAACGCGCTAGCGAGGATCCCAACAGTAAACTCAATCAGTTGGCGGTATATGTCGCCCAAGATTGTGcag TGTACATGCAAGATGTCGAAAATGTTTGCTGCACTCCCGATGGTAGACGGAAGGCGCTGATACTCTTAGTGCCCTTGAGGCTCGGCGCCGACAAGCTAAATCCCATTTACGCGCCTTGTTTGACATCGCTGTTGACACTAGACACATGCATCGGCGTGATCGGTGGTCGACCGCGACACTCGCTCTACTTCATCGGTTATCAGGACGACAAACTGATTCACTTAGATCCGCATTACTGTCAG GAGACCGTTGACGTCGAAGGAAATGAAAAATTCCCATTGACAAGCTTCCACTGCACATCACCGAGAAAGATGTTGCTTTCGAAGATGGACCCCAGTTGTTGCGTAGGCTTCTACTTTCCCGACAAGGAGTCGCTCACTGACTTTATGGAAACAATTCAACGG TTCGTGATACCGAACCAGAAGATAGACTACCCGATGTTTCTGTTCTGCGAGGGAAGCGGTAAGGATCTGCAGCAGGGAATCGAGGTCGTCGAAGGTCTTCTGCCGTCAGCAGGTCACTTCGTCGAGAGCGTGGAGGACGATCTGTACGAGTGCGAGGAGTTCGAGTTGCTgcagtaa